One segment of Sphingomonas telluris DNA contains the following:
- a CDS encoding valine--tRNA ligase, with translation MSELPKTFDPAAIEQRWYEHWESRGLFRPDRPNEEPWTIVMPPPNVTGSLHIGHALDNTLQDVLTRRERMRGKDALWVVGMDHAGIATQMVVERNLAAEGIARAELGRDEFVSRVWQWKEESGGQITRQLRRLGASCDWSHERFTMDPGFSKAVIKVFVELYKRGRIYRDKRLVNWDPKFQTAISDLEVETREVQGQFWTLRYPLADDARTGTGSSHIKVATTRPETMLADMAVAVHPDDERYKELIGKNIKHPITGRLIPIIADEHADPELGSGAVKITPGHDFNDYEVGKRAGFAPRDMLNMFDATAHVVQTQDGLIPQELLGLSREEARKQVLDMLMAGGFLAKVEDRAIPTPYGDRSGVVIEPWLTDQWYVDVKPMAERVLDATRSGDIKIVPETWSKTWFNWLENIQPWCVSRQLWWGHRIPAWYADDGSVFVAESEEEAKAQAGDQPLRRDPDVLDTWFSSALWPFATLGWPEQTHDLKRHYPNDVLISGFDIIFFWDARMAMQGLEFMNDVPWRTLYLHGLVRDAKGQKMSKSKGNTVDPLGIVDKYGADALRFTLAAMESQGRDIKLDEKRVEGYRNFATKLWNAARFLQMNGVGASDSIAAPAAELPVNRWIIGEVVDTLAKLDTAFDELRFDEMADAIYHFVWGTFCDWYVELVKGAFDEETKRVAAWAFDQILVMLHPFMPFVTEELWNANERPYDLIVAKWPEPQAEANPIVGTVGNEVVDVQAEMHWVIETIMAVRAAKNEVGIAPGQRLPAYLEDISSSLWKRLPAAQSMFERVGRIDIHTSEEVPSGSALRIPAPGATLVIPLEGVIDVEAERSRLLKSAAAAEKERDSLAGRLSNPQFAERAKPEAVEKARSDHAEKSAEAERYRAALERLG, from the coding sequence ATGAGCGAGCTTCCCAAGACATTCGATCCTGCTGCGATCGAGCAGCGCTGGTACGAACATTGGGAGTCCAGGGGGCTCTTCCGGCCCGACCGGCCGAATGAGGAGCCGTGGACGATCGTCATGCCGCCGCCCAACGTCACGGGCTCGCTGCATATCGGCCATGCGCTCGACAACACGCTTCAGGACGTCCTGACTCGGCGCGAGCGCATGCGCGGCAAGGACGCGCTGTGGGTCGTCGGCATGGATCATGCCGGCATCGCCACGCAGATGGTGGTCGAGCGGAATCTCGCCGCCGAGGGCATTGCGCGCGCCGAGCTCGGCCGGGACGAATTCGTCAGCCGGGTCTGGCAGTGGAAGGAAGAAAGCGGCGGCCAGATCACCCGCCAGCTCCGCCGCCTCGGTGCGTCCTGCGACTGGAGTCACGAGCGCTTCACGATGGACCCGGGCTTCTCGAAGGCGGTCATCAAGGTCTTCGTCGAGCTCTACAAGCGTGGCCGCATCTATCGCGACAAGCGCCTCGTGAACTGGGACCCCAAGTTTCAGACCGCGATCAGCGATCTCGAGGTCGAGACGCGCGAGGTCCAGGGCCAGTTCTGGACTCTTCGCTACCCGCTCGCTGACGACGCTCGCACCGGGACGGGGTCGAGCCATATCAAAGTGGCGACGACGCGGCCCGAAACGATGCTGGCCGATATGGCGGTCGCGGTTCATCCGGACGACGAGCGGTACAAGGAACTGATCGGCAAGAATATCAAGCATCCCATCACAGGGCGCCTGATCCCGATCATCGCCGATGAGCACGCCGATCCGGAGCTCGGTTCCGGCGCGGTCAAGATCACGCCGGGGCACGACTTCAACGATTATGAGGTCGGCAAGCGCGCCGGGTTCGCTCCGCGCGACATGCTCAACATGTTCGATGCGACGGCCCATGTCGTCCAGACCCAGGACGGGCTCATCCCGCAAGAGCTGCTTGGTCTCTCTCGCGAGGAAGCGCGCAAGCAAGTGCTCGACATGCTGATGGCTGGCGGCTTCCTGGCCAAGGTTGAGGATCGAGCGATCCCGACCCCGTACGGCGACCGTTCGGGTGTGGTGATCGAGCCATGGCTGACAGACCAATGGTATGTCGACGTGAAGCCGATGGCGGAACGCGTGCTCGACGCCACCCGCTCCGGCGACATCAAGATCGTGCCGGAAACCTGGTCCAAGACCTGGTTCAACTGGCTTGAGAATATCCAGCCCTGGTGTGTCTCGCGCCAGCTCTGGTGGGGCCACCGCATTCCGGCGTGGTACGCCGACGACGGCAGCGTCTTCGTGGCCGAGAGCGAGGAGGAAGCGAAGGCGCAGGCCGGCGACCAGCCGCTACGCCGCGATCCCGACGTGCTCGACACCTGGTTCTCTTCAGCGCTGTGGCCGTTCGCGACGCTGGGCTGGCCGGAGCAGACGCACGATCTCAAGCGGCACTACCCGAACGACGTCCTCATCTCCGGCTTCGACATCATCTTCTTCTGGGATGCCCGCATGGCGATGCAAGGCCTGGAGTTCATGAACGACGTGCCGTGGCGCACGCTCTACCTCCACGGCCTGGTCCGCGACGCCAAGGGCCAGAAGATGTCGAAGTCGAAGGGCAACACGGTCGATCCGCTGGGCATCGTCGACAAGTACGGCGCCGATGCGCTGCGCTTCACGCTGGCCGCGATGGAAAGCCAGGGCCGCGACATCAAGCTCGATGAGAAGCGCGTCGAGGGCTACCGCAACTTCGCGACCAAGCTGTGGAATGCCGCGCGCTTCCTGCAGATGAACGGCGTCGGCGCCAGCGACAGCATCGCCGCTCCGGCCGCCGAGCTTCCGGTCAACCGCTGGATCATCGGCGAGGTGGTCGACACGCTCGCGAAGCTCGACACCGCGTTCGATGAACTGCGCTTCGACGAGATGGCCGACGCCATCTACCACTTCGTCTGGGGCACTTTCTGCGACTGGTACGTCGAGCTGGTGAAGGGCGCGTTCGACGAGGAGACGAAGCGCGTCGCCGCTTGGGCGTTCGACCAGATCCTCGTCATGCTCCACCCGTTCATGCCCTTCGTCACCGAAGAGCTGTGGAACGCGAATGAGCGCCCGTACGACCTGATTGTCGCGAAGTGGCCGGAGCCTCAAGCCGAAGCCAACCCTATCGTCGGAACCGTCGGAAACGAGGTGGTGGACGTTCAAGCCGAGATGCACTGGGTCATCGAGACCATCATGGCAGTCCGCGCGGCGAAGAATGAGGTCGGCATCGCGCCCGGTCAGCGTCTTCCGGCATACTTGGAAGATATCTCGTCGAGTTTGTGGAAGCGTCTACCCGCAGCGCAGTCGATGTTCGAGCGCGTCGGTAGGATCGATATTCATACCTCCGAGGAGGTTCCCTCGGGGAGCGCGCTTCGGATTCCAGCCCCCGGTGCGACTTTGGTGATTCCGCTTGAAGGAGTGATCGACGTTGAAGCCGAGAGATCGCGACTTCTGAAGTCGGCAGCCGCCGCCGAAAAGGAACGCGATAGCCTCGCTGGCCGCCTGTCGAACCCGCAGTTTGCCGAGCGGGCGAAGCCTGAAGCGGTGGAGAAGGCGCGCTCCGACCATGCGGAGAAGTCCGCTGAGGCCGAACGCTACCGCGCCGCGTTGGAGAGGCTCGGCTAA
- a CDS encoding S9 family peptidase — MIKSSLLAAASAAAFTFASPAPARPMTATDMQSMHRVGAPEVSPDGKWAVFTISDTDFDANKRNNGLYLLDLTKAGAAPQLVTGAEKGHDAVFGKDGALYFLMKAGDRDQLFRMPVGGAAQQISDFGGDVSGFKLAPTGDRVIVWADQKDCPDLACAATTFPAKPAGSGRTYDKLFVRHWDSWAEPGTKSRIYAFPIEGGKLTGGGVRLTGNLEGDTPSKPMGGGEEIGFSPDGKTVYFALREAGRIEATSTNLDIFSSPADGGAPPTNLTDANDGTDNLPVVSPDGKTLAYFAMARAGYEADRQVLQLRDVATGQTRALTQNWDRSVGSIEWAHDGKSILVTAEDTLEQPVFRVDVATGKVTRLTKDGHYGNVRALPNGSILATMNSIMAPDDIYLLDRRGKAKQLTNANRELLAELDPVTFKKFSFTGANNDTVWGWTLKPTTATGKLPIAFLVHGGPQGTFSNSWSFRWNPRVFSGPGYGVVAVDFHGSTGYGQAFTDAIHNNWGGWPLEDLQKGLAYATASDAQLDADNACALGGSYGGYMMNWIEGRWPDRFKCIVQHDGVFDARAMAYETEELWFDEWEHGGKTYYEDPAAFEKWNPVNYVTAWKTPQLVITSENDFRIPYTQGLAAFTALQRRNVPSRLLVFPDENHWVLKPKNSIQWYDEVLGWLNRWTGKSTQ, encoded by the coding sequence ATGATCAAATCATCGCTGCTTGCGGCCGCTTCAGCCGCCGCCTTCACCTTCGCTTCGCCCGCACCTGCCCGGCCGATGACCGCCACCGACATGCAGTCGATGCATCGCGTCGGCGCGCCGGAAGTCTCGCCCGACGGCAAGTGGGCAGTGTTCACCATCTCCGACACGGACTTCGACGCGAACAAGCGCAACAACGGTCTTTACCTGCTCGACCTGACGAAGGCGGGTGCCGCGCCGCAGCTCGTGACGGGCGCGGAAAAGGGCCATGACGCGGTGTTCGGCAAGGACGGGGCGCTCTACTTCCTGATGAAGGCCGGCGACCGCGACCAGCTCTTCCGCATGCCGGTCGGCGGTGCCGCGCAGCAGATCAGCGACTTCGGCGGCGACGTTTCGGGCTTCAAGCTCGCGCCAACCGGCGACCGCGTCATCGTCTGGGCCGACCAGAAGGATTGCCCCGACCTCGCCTGCGCCGCGACGACCTTCCCCGCCAAGCCCGCGGGCAGCGGCCGCACCTACGACAAGCTGTTCGTGCGCCACTGGGATAGCTGGGCAGAGCCGGGCACCAAGTCGCGCATTTATGCCTTCCCGATCGAAGGCGGAAAGCTGACGGGCGGCGGCGTTAGGCTGACTGGCAATCTCGAAGGCGACACGCCGTCCAAGCCGATGGGGGGCGGCGAGGAGATCGGCTTCTCGCCCGACGGCAAGACCGTCTACTTCGCGCTTCGGGAGGCGGGTCGAATCGAGGCGACCTCGACCAACCTCGACATCTTCTCCTCGCCCGCCGATGGCGGTGCGCCGCCGACGAACCTCACCGACGCCAACGACGGCACGGACAACCTTCCGGTGGTTTCGCCGGACGGAAAGACACTCGCTTACTTCGCGATGGCGCGGGCGGGCTACGAAGCCGATCGGCAGGTCCTGCAGCTCCGCGACGTCGCCACGGGCCAGACCCGTGCGCTGACGCAGAACTGGGACCGCTCCGTCGGTTCCATCGAATGGGCCCACGACGGCAAGTCGATCCTCGTCACCGCCGAGGATACGCTGGAGCAGCCGGTGTTCCGCGTCGACGTCGCGACCGGCAAGGTCACGCGCCTCACCAAGGACGGCCATTACGGCAACGTCCGCGCTCTCCCGAACGGCAGCATTCTCGCCACGATGAACAGCATCATGGCGCCTGACGACATCTATCTGCTCGATCGCCGCGGCAAGGCGAAGCAGCTCACGAACGCCAACCGCGAGCTGCTGGCCGAGCTCGATCCGGTCACGTTCAAGAAGTTCAGCTTTACGGGCGCCAACAACGACACGGTGTGGGGATGGACGCTGAAGCCCACGACGGCGACGGGCAAGCTGCCGATCGCCTTCCTCGTTCACGGGGGGCCGCAGGGCACGTTCAGCAACAGCTGGTCCTTCCGCTGGAACCCGCGAGTGTTCTCAGGCCCCGGCTACGGCGTCGTCGCCGTCGATTTCCACGGGTCGACCGGGTACGGCCAGGCCTTCACCGACGCGATCCACAACAATTGGGGCGGCTGGCCGCTCGAGGACCTGCAGAAGGGCCTCGCCTACGCGACTGCAAGTGACGCCCAGCTCGACGCCGACAATGCCTGCGCGCTCGGTGGCTCCTACGGCGGCTACATGATGAACTGGATCGAAGGCCGCTGGCCCGACCGGTTCAAGTGCATCGTCCAGCACGACGGCGTCTTCGACGCCCGCGCCATGGCCTACGAGACCGAGGAGCTGTGGTTCGACGAGTGGGAGCACGGGGGGAAGACCTATTACGAGGATCCGGCGGCGTTCGAGAAGTGGAACCCGGTGAACTACGTGACCGCCTGGAAGACGCCGCAGCTCGTCATCACCAGCGAGAACGACTTCCGCATCCCCTACACGCAGGGGCTTGCGGCCTTCACGGCGCTCCAGCGGCGCAACGTCCCGTCGCGCCTGCTCGTTTTCCCCGACGAGAACCATTGGGTGTTGAAGCCCAAGAATTCCATCCAATGGTATGATGAGGTGCTCGGCTGGCTGAACCGCTGGACCGGCAAATCCACGCAGTAG
- a CDS encoding DUF2497 domain-containing protein produces the protein MEEILASIKKVIAEDKGMRPPEPVQQAQDLAEDDEEDVLELEETLAPPANLGPPLLNETTTHASRSALEQLSTVAASVPAMPQANPLEDMVREMLRPMLKQWLDDHLPGLVDEHVKREISRITGRPL, from the coding sequence ATGGAAGAGATCCTCGCGTCGATCAAAAAGGTGATCGCCGAAGACAAGGGCATGCGCCCGCCGGAACCGGTGCAGCAGGCGCAGGACCTGGCCGAGGACGACGAAGAGGACGTGCTCGAGCTCGAAGAGACTCTCGCGCCGCCCGCGAACCTCGGGCCGCCGCTGCTAAACGAAACCACCACGCACGCCAGCCGCAGCGCGCTGGAGCAGTTGAGCACCGTCGCCGCGAGCGTTCCTGCCATGCCCCAAGCCAACCCGCTGGAGGACATGGTCCGCGAGATGCTTCGGCCGATGCTGAAGCAGTGGCTCGACGACCATCTTCCCGGCCTGGTCGACGAGCATGTAAAGCGCGAGATTTCGCGGATCACGGGACGCCCGCTCTAA
- a CDS encoding TolC family outer membrane protein, whose product MIRNFVTATVAASLLAGTASADTLREALVSAYRTNPTLTGQRENLRATDANVAIAKAAGRPQVSATAGINRDLSRSGILETGGGTTFSAGADLSLPLYTGGRVKNSVRAAETRVEAGRATLRAVEGDVFTQAVAAYMDVIRDRAVVELNSNNVRVLTTNLQATQDRFQIGDLTRTDVAQSEARLQLGKSRLVIAQGQQTASEAVYRQVIGHAPGQLAPPPPLPPLPTTEDEAVRIALSNNPDLLSVQRQAIASGYDVRVAEGTRLPTLSGVLSGTYVNELSGTIGNQPSTGSQTTAGLSASIPVFQGGLPAARIRQAEALQGQSLEQVIGTERAVVAQTRAAFANYQASLKAIQSQTVAVSANELALEGVRAEQSVGTRTVLDVLDAEQELLNSQVLLVTARRDAYVAGFQLLNAMGQAEAQDLGLDGGPLYDPLGNYRRTANNWNDWSRDPKYVPVATRTVDPAEMPATPIVTPDLIPQQTITTPPAAGTAATPSVTQPQQ is encoded by the coding sequence GTGATCCGTAACTTCGTCACTGCAACGGTCGCTGCGTCCCTGCTCGCGGGGACGGCGTCGGCCGATACGCTGCGCGAGGCCTTGGTCTCGGCCTATCGTACCAACCCGACGCTCACCGGACAGCGCGAGAATCTTCGCGCGACCGACGCCAACGTCGCCATCGCCAAGGCGGCGGGCCGTCCGCAGGTCAGCGCCACCGCCGGCATCAACCGCGACCTTTCGCGCAGCGGCATCCTGGAAACCGGTGGGGGGACGACCTTTTCAGCGGGCGCGGACCTCAGCCTCCCGCTCTACACCGGCGGCCGGGTCAAGAATTCAGTGAGGGCCGCGGAAACGCGCGTCGAGGCGGGCAGGGCGACGCTCCGCGCGGTTGAAGGCGACGTCTTCACGCAGGCGGTCGCCGCCTACATGGACGTGATCCGCGACCGCGCGGTGGTCGAGCTCAACTCGAACAACGTGCGCGTCCTGACCACCAACCTGCAGGCGACGCAGGACCGCTTCCAGATCGGCGACCTGACGCGCACCGACGTCGCGCAGTCGGAAGCCCGCCTCCAGCTCGGCAAGTCGCGCCTCGTGATCGCGCAGGGCCAGCAGACGGCGAGCGAAGCCGTCTATCGCCAGGTCATCGGCCATGCGCCGGGCCAACTCGCTCCGCCTCCACCGCTCCCGCCGCTGCCGACGACCGAGGACGAGGCCGTCCGCATCGCGCTTTCGAACAACCCGGATCTGCTCTCGGTTCAGCGGCAGGCGATCGCGTCGGGCTATGACGTCCGCGTTGCCGAAGGCACCCGCCTGCCCACGCTCTCCGGCGTGCTCAGCGGCACCTACGTCAATGAGCTTTCCGGCACGATCGGCAATCAGCCGAGCACAGGCAGCCAGACGACCGCGGGCCTCAGCGCCAGCATCCCGGTTTTCCAGGGCGGGCTCCCCGCTGCCCGGATCCGCCAGGCCGAAGCGCTGCAGGGCCAATCGCTAGAGCAGGTCATCGGCACCGAGCGCGCCGTTGTCGCCCAGACGCGTGCCGCCTTCGCCAACTATCAGGCGTCGCTGAAGGCCATCCAGTCCCAGACGGTCGCCGTCTCCGCCAACGAGCTCGCTCTCGAGGGCGTCCGTGCCGAACAGAGCGTCGGCACCCGCACCGTTCTCGACGTCCTCGACGCCGAGCAAGAACTGTTGAACTCGCAAGTGCTGCTCGTGACCGCACGGCGCGATGCGTATGTCGCCGGCTTCCAGCTCCTCAACGCCATGGGGCAGGCGGAAGCGCAGGACCTCGGCCTCGATGGTGGACCGCTCTACGATCCGCTCGGCAATTATCGACGCACCGCGAACAATTGGAACGATTGGTCGCGGGACCCGAAATATGTGCCGGTCGCTACGCGTACGGTCGACCCGGCGGAGATGCCGGCGACGCCGATCGTCACTCCGGACCTGATCCCGCAGCAGACGATCACCACGCCTCCGGCCGCTGGAACGGCTGCGACGCCGAGCGTGACTCAGCCGCAGCAATAG
- a CDS encoding protein-L-isoaspartate O-methyltransferase family protein — MTVHSPVPDFAAARQAMVDSQLRPQGVNDPAVIAAMSLVPREAFVPEGQRPLAYIDRALPIGPGRSMPPAAVTGLLLTALTVDRGESALVVGAGTGYAASVLAEMGVRVTALESSPELAAAARKHGVNVVEGPLEAGYPANAPYDFILIDGAVEMIPDALVAQLKEGGRIGAALVDQGITRLIAGRKAGGGFAFHSIADSATPALPGFQRPRAFTF; from the coding sequence ATGACGGTTCATTCCCCTGTCCCCGATTTTGCTGCCGCGCGTCAGGCGATGGTCGACTCTCAGCTCCGTCCGCAGGGCGTGAACGATCCGGCGGTCATTGCTGCCATGTCGCTCGTCCCGCGTGAGGCGTTCGTCCCCGAGGGTCAGCGCCCGCTCGCCTATATCGACCGCGCGCTGCCGATCGGCCCGGGCCGTTCAATGCCGCCTGCCGCCGTCACCGGGCTACTCCTGACGGCGCTGACGGTGGACCGCGGCGAGAGTGCGCTCGTGGTCGGCGCAGGGACCGGCTATGCGGCTTCGGTCCTTGCCGAGATGGGTGTTCGCGTGACCGCTCTCGAATCCTCGCCCGAGCTTGCCGCCGCTGCGCGCAAGCACGGCGTGAACGTCGTCGAAGGCCCGTTGGAGGCCGGCTATCCCGCCAACGCCCCTTACGACTTCATCCTCATCGACGGCGCGGTCGAGATGATCCCAGATGCGCTCGTGGCGCAGTTGAAGGAGGGCGGGCGGATCGGCGCGGCTCTCGTCGACCAGGGCATCACGCGGCTGATCGCGGGCCGCAAGGCCGGCGGCGGTTTTGCCTTCCACTCGATCGCGGATTCGGCGACGCCTGCTTTGCCGGGCTTCCAGCGGCCGCGGGCCTTCACTTTTTGA
- the hrpB gene encoding ATP-dependent helicase HrpB — protein MTLPIAEVLPELLEALHVQRRALLVAPPGAGKTTQVAPALLNQSWCSGQVLLLVPRRLAARAAAEFMASGLGEAPGQTIGYATRLDSKIGKSSRVVVMTHGVFLARIQSDPELGGVSAVLFDEVHERSLDNDLALALALDAAGALREDMRLLAMSATLDVERFQRLLGDAPTIVSEGKSFPLDVRHVGRDPTARIEPQMASAIRAALGADEGSLLAFLPGVAEIERTADALGQLPGNVELHKLHGGIEPATQRKALAAPPAGKRKLVLATSIAETSVTLQDVRIVVDSGLARRPRYDRGAGLTRLVTERASRAAVTQRAGRAARQAPGVAIRLWEEAATASLPAHDPPEILEADLSSLLLTCLLWGEPDPGRLPFLDAPPVAAIEEARKRLHSLDAIDDEGHLTAHGRAVAALPLEPRLAHMVLNARERGFGAAAANVAVLLTERGLGGNDADLELRWRRWRADKSPRANAARSLAAGWRRRLGVEDAGVDEHDLGKALALAFPDRISRRRDAAGESWGSVGGRGFRLDPSSPLAGNQWLAVGEVAGHASGARILSAAAIDEQVVLELFADRVEVRHDGEFDPATGSVTPTRSRRLGSIRLSSGPDPSPDREAIEQALLEGVREHGLDLLPWDERALQLRQRAAFAHRFDSSIAALDDELLLERADEWLAPLLAGKRRLGDIPAAALASSLERLLGYDAMRRLDRIAPAQFATPAGSHHAIDYSATAGPTVEVRAQALFGLSKHPAVAEGHVPLVLAITSPAGRPIQTTRDLPGFWSGSWRDVAKDMRGRYPKHPWPDDPASAPPTLRTKRAS, from the coding sequence ATGACGCTCCCGATCGCAGAAGTTTTGCCGGAGCTGCTCGAAGCGTTGCACGTGCAACGGCGGGCGCTTCTTGTGGCGCCGCCCGGAGCGGGCAAAACGACGCAGGTTGCGCCTGCCCTCCTCAACCAAAGCTGGTGCAGCGGACAGGTGCTGTTGCTCGTGCCCCGGCGCCTTGCGGCGCGCGCGGCGGCGGAGTTCATGGCTTCGGGGCTGGGCGAGGCGCCCGGGCAGACGATCGGCTACGCAACGCGTCTCGACAGCAAGATCGGCAAGAGCAGCCGCGTCGTCGTGATGACGCACGGCGTGTTCCTGGCGCGAATTCAGTCCGATCCGGAACTCGGCGGAGTCTCGGCGGTGCTGTTCGACGAAGTGCACGAGCGGAGCCTCGACAATGACCTGGCGCTCGCGCTCGCCTTGGATGCGGCGGGCGCGCTTCGCGAGGACATGCGCCTCCTCGCAATGTCCGCGACGCTCGACGTCGAGCGTTTCCAGCGGTTGCTCGGCGATGCACCGACAATCGTCAGCGAAGGCAAGAGCTTCCCGCTCGACGTACGCCACGTCGGCCGCGACCCGACGGCGCGGATCGAGCCGCAGATGGCGTCCGCAATCCGGGCGGCTTTGGGTGCCGACGAAGGATCGCTGCTGGCCTTCCTTCCCGGCGTCGCCGAGATCGAGCGGACCGCCGACGCTCTCGGGCAGCTTCCCGGCAACGTGGAGCTGCACAAGCTGCATGGTGGGATCGAGCCGGCAACGCAGCGAAAAGCGCTGGCCGCTCCGCCCGCGGGCAAGCGCAAGCTCGTCCTTGCTACCAGCATCGCCGAGACCAGCGTGACGCTGCAGGACGTCCGCATCGTCGTCGACAGCGGCCTCGCGCGGCGCCCACGCTACGACCGCGGAGCGGGCCTGACGCGGCTGGTGACCGAGCGGGCGAGCCGGGCGGCGGTGACCCAGCGTGCAGGGCGAGCCGCGCGGCAGGCGCCGGGCGTCGCGATCCGCCTGTGGGAAGAGGCGGCGACGGCGTCCCTGCCCGCGCATGATCCACCGGAAATTCTCGAGGCTGACCTATCGAGCCTGCTGCTGACCTGCCTGCTGTGGGGCGAGCCGGACCCGGGTCGGCTGCCGTTTCTCGACGCGCCGCCCGTTGCCGCGATCGAGGAAGCGCGCAAGCGGCTGCACAGCCTCGACGCCATCGACGACGAGGGGCACCTCACCGCCCATGGACGCGCGGTCGCGGCCTTGCCCCTCGAACCCCGGCTGGCTCACATGGTGCTCAACGCGCGCGAGCGCGGCTTCGGGGCTGCGGCGGCGAACGTCGCGGTGCTGCTGACAGAGCGCGGACTTGGCGGAAATGACGCCGACCTGGAGCTTCGCTGGCGCCGATGGCGTGCGGACAAGTCGCCGCGCGCAAATGCCGCGCGCTCGCTCGCCGCGGGCTGGCGACGAAGGCTCGGCGTCGAGGATGCAGGGGTCGACGAGCATGACCTTGGGAAGGCGTTGGCCCTCGCATTCCCCGATCGCATCTCGCGGAGGCGCGACGCTGCTGGCGAGAGCTGGGGTTCTGTCGGCGGACGCGGCTTCAGGCTCGACCCATCCTCGCCGCTCGCCGGAAATCAATGGCTCGCGGTGGGCGAAGTGGCCGGTCACGCATCTGGCGCGCGCATTCTCTCGGCTGCCGCCATCGACGAGCAAGTCGTGCTGGAACTCTTCGCGGATCGCGTAGAGGTTCGGCACGACGGCGAGTTCGATCCGGCCACCGGCTCCGTCACGCCGACACGGAGCCGCCGCCTCGGCTCCATCCGCCTCTCGAGCGGACCCGATCCCTCGCCGGACCGCGAAGCGATCGAGCAGGCGCTGCTCGAAGGCGTGCGCGAGCATGGTCTGGACCTGCTGCCGTGGGACGAGCGAGCGCTTCAGCTTCGCCAGCGTGCGGCGTTCGCGCACCGCTTCGATTCCTCGATTGCCGCGCTCGACGATGAGCTGCTGCTGGAACGCGCGGACGAATGGCTGGCACCGTTGCTCGCCGGGAAGCGCAGGCTTGGCGACATTCCCGCCGCGGCCCTCGCGAGCAGCCTGGAACGGCTGCTCGGCTACGATGCGATGCGACGGTTGGATCGGATCGCCCCCGCCCAGTTCGCCACCCCGGCCGGAAGTCATCATGCGATCGACTATTCGGCGACGGCCGGACCCACTGTAGAAGTCCGTGCACAGGCCTTGTTCGGTCTCTCGAAGCACCCGGCCGTGGCCGAAGGGCACGTCCCGTTGGTCCTCGCCATCACGTCGCCCGCAGGTCGCCCAATCCAGACGACGCGCGACCTGCCGGGCTTCTGGAGCGGAAGCTGGCGCGACGTCGCGAAGGACATGCGCGGGCGCTATCCGAAGCATCCGTGGCCCGACGATCCGGCGTCGGCGCCGCCAACGCTGCGGACCAAGCGCGCGAGCTAG